From Alloacidobacterium dinghuense:
ATGCTCCAGACGGTCCATGTCGAAGCCGATCATGACTTCGTTATCGACGACAATCGTCGGGGTCGACTGGCTGTTTAAATCCATCAGTTCCTGCAGCGCCTTCGGATCGGCGGTCACATCCTTGTATTCAAAGGGGATCTCGCGCGAACTGAAGAAATGTTTGGCAGCAAAGCACGGTGGGCATCCGGGCTGGCTATAAAGAATGACACGTTTCTGCGACATAACTAATAGATGCAGCACTTTATGTGCAGGCTTCAATGAATTGACTGGGTCGGAACCTTCACCGCAGCCTGCGCCAGGTGCACTGGTCTCGGTGCAGTTTCACCGGGAAAAGTTTCGTTGTCCTTGCCTGCGATGGCGGCGCGCATAAAGTCGACCCAGAGCGGCAGCGCGGCCTTTGCTCCGGTTTCCTTATCACCGAGCGACTCGCGGTTGTCGTAGCCCACCCAGACGCCGCAGGTCGTCGAAGGTGAGAAGCCGAGAAACCAGGCGTCGGTGAAATCACTGGTCGTGCCGGTTTTGCCGCCGATGGGATGGCTCAGCACCGCCGCATCCTTGGCAGTCCCACTGCGGGTCACTTCGCGCAGCAGAACCATCATGGTTCGCGCCACCTTCGCGCTGGTTGCCTCCGTAACTTCGGGAGTGTCTTCCATCAGCGGAGCGCCTTCAGCCGTCGTCACGCGCCGGATCAGCCGAGGCGCAATACGAATGCCGTCATTGGGAAAGGCGGCGTAGGCGGCCATCTGCTGCTCAAGCGACACCTCGACCGATCCGAGCGCCACTGGAAGGTACGCCGGAATATTGGCTGTGATGCCGAACTGATGAGCAACATCGATGACCTTGTGCATGCCGACCCGCTCGGCAAGCTTTAGTGCCGGAATGTTACGGGAATCGGCAAAAGCCTTCAGTAGGGTGATGTTGCCGAGGTAGTTGCCCTCGTAGTTGTGCGGCGTGTATCCGCCGAATGAGGTTGGAGCGTCGAGAATTCTCTCTTCGGGAGTCGCGCCTTCCTCGATCGCGGCGGTGTAGACATAGGGCTTGAAGGATGATCCGGTCTGCCGCTCCGCCTGCGTTGCGCGGTTGAACTGCGACATGTTGAAGTCGCGGCCGCCGACCATGGCCAGAACGTCGCCGGTAGCATTGTCCATCGCCATCAGCGATCCCTGCACGCCGGAGTCTTCTTCGAGCGTTCCGCGCAGCAGATTGCCCTCCTCTTCGCGCAGTTGAACGTAAATGATGTCGCCCTGCTTCAGGAATCCATCCGCCGTCCGGAATCCGGTCCATGTCCAGTCATCCGGCGTCAGCACAAGCTGATCATCGCCAACTCGCGCCGTGACCTGGTAAGGAAGAACACCTGTCACCAGCGCATGAATATAAGCTCCAGTCTGCGGCGGAACAACCCAATCTGGATGCTTGAACCCCTCCATGCCAACGCCGCCCGCAATGACGTTGAGTAGATGGCCGCGCCAGCCGTGACGGCGCTCATAACCAGCCAATCCGTCGAGCACTACGCGGTTTGCCGTTTCCTGCAGGTCGAGATCGAGAGTGGTATAAACCTTCAGCCCCGCCTGATGCACCTGGTCGGACCCAAACTTCCGCTCCAGCTCGCGTCTGACCTCCTCAACGAACCACGGAGCCACGCTGTTCGGAGGAGCCTCGATATGCAGCCCTAACGGAGCCGAGCGGGCAACATTCGCCTGGGCAGCGGTAATGACGCCGTCCTCAAGCATGGAATTGATGACCATGTTGCGTCGCCGGAAGGCCCTGTCAGGATTGAGCACCGGAGAATACTCGGTCGGTCCCTTCGGCAGACCTGCCAGCAGCGCCGCTTCCGGCAGGGTGAGGTCTTTGGCCTGCTTGCTGAAGTAATACTCCGACCCAGCCTCAAACCCATACACTCCACGCCCCAGGTAAATCTGGTTGGCATACAGAGCAAAAATCTGCTGCTTCGTGAAGGTGTGTTCGATCTGAATGGAGAGCAAAACCTCCTGCAACTTGCGACCGAAGGTACGCTCGCTCGAAAGGAAGAGGTTGCGCGCCAACTGCATCGTCAGCGTCGAGGCGCCCTGTGCGCGGTTTTTCGAAGTCAGATCGTGATAGGCCGCTCCAATCACGCGAAAGAAGTTTACACCCCAGTGGCTCTCGAAATTCTTGTCTTCAATGGAGATCACTGCCTCGCGGAGCAGGGGAGAGAGATCGTTGTAATTGACCAGAACGCGGCGTTCGAGAGCAAACGAGCCGAAGATGCGACCGTGCGCGTCGTAGAGGTCTGTGGTGGTGTTGGGCCGGTAACGCATCAGGTCATCAATCTGTGGAAGATTGACCGAGTAGACCAGCATGAATCCACTCATGGAGCCAACGACGACCGCCAGCAGCAGCAGTACCGCCAGCGCTACACCGCCAGCTACCTTGCGCCGTCCCGCGCCGGGGCGAAAGCCGCCGTTAGTTGCTTGAGGCCGCTGCTTCAACTGTGTGGACCCGTGAATCGGAAACGAGAAGGCGAATACGAAAATACTGACGCTAGGCGCTCTTTTGCTTTAGAAGATCGAGAGCCTTATTGAGTTGGTCGTCCGGGTGAGACTCCGGCTTTTGCGCAGTCTGCTGGTTGTTGTCCGGACCCTCCTCCGCCGCCAGATACTGATCGATGTTCGGAGCCACGACCACATTCGGCGTTACAGCTTCATCCTGAATCTTTTTGCCGGAAGGCGATTCATACTTTGCCACCGAAAGAATCAGGGCAGAGCCATCGGGCATTTCGATGGTCTTCTGCACTGTGCCTTCACCGAAGGTACGGTCGCCGACCACGTCGCCGCGCTTGTTGTCCAGGATCGCCGCAGCTACCAATTCGCCCGGACCGGAAGTTCCGTGGTTGACAAGAACCGCAAGTGGCGCAGATGTGATGAACTTTCCCGGTTCGGCGGTAAAGATCTGCTTCGGCACTTTCTGACCCTCAAGCGAAGCAATCGTGCCCGTTTGCAGGAAGGCATTTGCCAGCCGGACTGCCTGGTTCTCGTCGCCTTCGGCTACATCGCGTAGGTCCAGCAATACCTTCTTGTTGCCATTCTTCTGCATCGAGCGGAGGTGGGCCTCAATATCGTCGACGCGCGCCTTGGTAAGAACGATTGGCTTGAGATAGAGGATGCTTGAGTTCTCGTATTGCTGTTCGCCCATTGTCGGGGCAATAATCGCGCTTCGCGTAAGGGTAATTTTGTCAGGTTCCGACTTGCCGCGATTCGGACGAACCAAAGAGAAGGTAACGTCACTTCCCGGTTTGCCCTCAAGCATCAACCGGATCATGGCCAAGGACATTTCCCGGGTCGACTGGCCGGCAATGGACTCGACGATGTCGCCATCCTGAATCTGTTCGCGTTCTGCTGGGCTGCCAGGCATGACGGAGACGACGGTTGCGTATCCGAAGCGCTTGGAGATATTGAGTCCAACCTGCGCTGTGCCTTCATTTGCATGGGCCTTGTAGGCCGTGTATTCGACAGGAGTCAGATAGCTGGAATCGGAGTCGAGCGATTCCAGAAGGCCGTGCAGCGCTCCATTGGTGACGTTGGCGATGCTTGGTTCAACGACGTAGTCGCTTTGGATCTTATGCAGAACTTCTTCGTATACACCAACCTGTCGATAGGCGCCATCATTCTGCGTTCCGGCGCGCACGCCGCTCAGGCCGAATCCGCCGAGGAAAACAACAATCACTAGAAGTACAGAAATTGCAAGGATGGCGCGCTTAAAACCTTTAGACATAGCTGAACTCAGGCAGCCGGGAGCTGTTAGGAAGATGATACTCCAGTAATGTGCGTTTTGGCTCCCGTGGTTTTGGTTGGCGAAGGCTGGCGAATCCATCTGACAGGCCGAATCTGATGGAGTCGGTGAGGCGATTGGCGCGGGCCTTCAGGCTCCTCGCGTTACCTCCGCGGCTATTTTGCGTAGGTTTGGGAGGACGTCGCCGATGACGGTGGGGTCGGATTTGCGTTTTCCGAGGGCGAAATAGAGACGTTTGTAGTGGTCGAAGAGGCGGTTGTAGGTGGAGTGGGCTTCCGGATTGGGCGTGAAGGTTTTGTAGCTTAGGCACATGCTGGCCTGTGCGTCTTCGATGGATGGGAAGGCTTTGGCGGCTAGTAGGGCGAAGATGCCGGAGCCAAGACTGGTGGGGATTCCGGCGGGGACTAGGACGGGCTTGCCGAGGACGTCGGCGTAGACCTGGTTGAGGACCTGGTTGTTTTGGGGGATTCCGCCGGCGTTGATGACGCGGTCGACGGGAACGCCGTATTCGGCCATGCGGTCGAGGATGATGCGGGTGTGGAAGGCGGTGCCTTCGATGGCGGCGTAGAGCTCGTCCTGGGCGGTGTGGATGAGGTTCCAGCCGAGGGTGACGCCGCCGAGCTCGGAGTTGACGAGGACGGTACGGTCGCCGTTGTCCCAACTGAGGCGGAGAAGGCCGGTCTGTCCGGCGCGGTAACTTTCGAGGCCCTTGGATAATTCGGAGACTTTGTGTCCGGCGCGGCGGGCGATGGCTTCGAAGATGTCGCCCGTGGCGGAGAGGCCGGCTTCGACTCCGGTGTAAGCGGGGTGGACGCTGCCGGGGACGACGCCGCAGACGCCGGGGACGAGGTTGGCCTTCTTCTGCATGGCGATGATGCAGGTAGAGGTGCCGACGACATTGACCACGTCGCCCTCGCGGCAGCCTGCGCCGATGGCGTCCCAGTGCGCGTCGAAGGCGCCGACGGGGATGGGGATTCCGGCGCGCAGGCCCATGGCTTCGGCCCATTGGGGCGAGAGATGGCCGGCGAGTTTGTTGGAGGTTTCGTAGCTGCCTGCGAGTTTTTCGCGGATGCCTTCGAAGAGCGGATCGAGTTTAGAGAGGAATTCCTGTGAGGGCAGGCCGTCCCATTTCGGGTTCCACATCCATTTGTGGCCCATGGCGCAGACGCTGCGTTTCGCCTGCTTTGCGTCGGTGACGCCGCAGAGAGTTGCGGCGACCATGTCGCAGTGTTCGAAGGCGGTGACGAAGCGGCCGCGCTTGTCGGGGTTGTGGCGGAGCCAGTGGAGGAGCTTGGCGAATCCCCACTCGTGGGAGTAGACGCCGCCGCACCACTCGATGGCTTCGAGCTGTTCGCGGTGGGCGAGCTCGGTGATTTGCTGCGCTTCCTCTTTGGCGCGATGGTCGCACCAGAGGTAGTAGTCGTCGAGTGGCTGGAGGTTTTCGCCGACTGGGATGACGCTGGAGCCGGTGGTGTCGAGCGCCATGGCTTCGATCTGGGAGCCGTCGATGCCTGCGTCCTGGATGGCCTGACGAGTGGCTTTGACGAGGGCGTCCATCTGGTCCTGATGGGACTGCGTGGCGTAGTCGGGGTCTTCGCGCTTGCGGTGGAGCGGGTATTCGGCGACGGCGGTGGCAAGGCGGCCTTTTGCTACATCTTCCCCGCCGCGGGCGCTGTCGAGGAGGGTGACGCGCACGCTTAGGGTTCCGAAATCTACGCCTGCTATTGTGGACATCTGTTACCTCAGGGGCTGAAGCCCCCCCTTTTGTTGATCTTTGAATGCGCGAGCTAAAGTCCGCACCTACCTTGTTCTGATCCCACATCTCTTTGAGATGTGGGGCACCCGGTGTTAAGGACCCGCGCCTACCTTGTTCTTGATAGAACTCACATTTGTGGTCTCCCACCCTATCGCGCAACTACAGCGCGATAGGATGGGGCACCCGTTGTTCGTGGCTTGTACGCAACTGCAGATCCTTCGCTCCGCTCAGGATGACTTCCCTGAGTGGGGTTAGGCGTTGGGGTTCTCGTGGTAGTGCATATCCCAGCCGAGGTAGCGCGTCGATGCTTCGTAGACTGGGCTGGCTACGGTTGAGAAATTGGCGGCTACGTGGTGCTCGAATCCGCGTTCGCAGATGAAGCGAAGTAACTTCTGCATCTTCGGGATGTGGACTACGCCTGCGCCGCCGAAGGTTTCCAGCGGATCGCTGGTGAATTCGCCTTCGCCAACGTAGCTGCGGATTTTGCCGTTGAAGTCGTCGGTGGAGAAGCGGAGATAGCTCATGGCTCCCGCTTTGACGCGGCCTACGCAGGTGCCGAAGGTGTTTTCTTTGCCGACCGTGCCGGCGATAATTTCCTGGTAGTCCATCTTGACGTCGGCGAAGAAGTGCTTGGGCAGGTTGGAGCAGTGGAAGCAGACGGCCTTGTCGGGGTCGTCGCCATAGTTGTTGTTCCAGTCGAGCAAGGCACTGGGTGTTTCTGACGCGAGAGCGAGGCCGTACATGCTGAGCACGCCGACGACGTCGGTTTCGCAGGCGCTGGAGAAGAGGTTCTCGCTCATCATGCTCATGACGGTGCATGGGACGACGCCGAAGTATTCTTCGAGCGAGGTCCAGCACTGGATGGCGCTGATGGTGCAGTAGGTTTCCTTCATCCAACCGTCGATGACCGCGCCTAGCTTGGCCATCTTCATCAAGGCTGCCTCAGGGATTCCACTGGTAGACACGTAGGACTTGATGGCGGCTAGTTTGGATTGTGCTGTGTCGTCGGTGTCCTTCATGCGGGCGATGCGGCCCATGACTTCTGAAAGATCAAGTGTTTCGACGGAGATGCCGTTGAGTTCGAGAAGCTTTTCGCTGTAGCGGACGGTATTGAAAGCCGCAGGGCGAGCGCCGATGGCGCCGATGCGAAGGTTCTTGAAGCCGTTGACGACTCGGCAGACTGCCGCGAACCAGGCGAGATCTTTTTTGAAGGCGTCGGAGCTGGGCGAGACGGTGTGGAGCGCGGTGAGCGAGTAGGGGATGCCGTACTGCATGAGGTTGTTGCAGGCAGACATCTTGCCGCAGAAGCTGTCGCGGCGGTTGGCGATCTTCATGATGTCGGCACGATCGGGCGTGGCCTGCACGAGCACAGGGACTTTGAGCGTGGAGAGGCGAATAGCGTCGACGATGGCGCGCTCTTCGCCGAAGTTGGGCAGGGTGACGATGATGCCGTCGATCTCTTCGCGATGCTGCTTGAAGAGCTCGGCGCAGTGGCGGGCGTCGTCGGGGGTCTGGACGGCTCCGTGCTGCGTCTGCTCGGGCGTGAGCACGATGCTTTTGTAGCCGGCGGCGTCGAGTACCTTGGTCATCTCTTCGCGGCCTTCTTTCGCGAGGTGGTGCGGGAAGAATCCGCGGCTGCCGACAATGACTGCGAATGTGAGTTGCTTTTTCATCTGGTGGGTCCTTTGGAATTTCCCTCAGGGGCTACAGCCCTTTATTGCATGTCTTAAATTTGTGGTCTCCACCCTTTGCTTCGCAAAGGATGGGGCACCCGATATCCTGCCAAGCCCACATCTTTTCAAGATGTGGGCACCCAGACATTACCTTCTTACGCGCGGCCAGAAGCGGATTGTGTAGACCAGCCCAGCGATTGCCATCATGCCGCCCCACCATATCGAGGGGTGCAGGTTGAATAAGACAGGCGGATGCGCGGGAGGGTTTGCCAACTCCCAGAAACCTATTGCTGTGATGATGACGCCGTAGATGAGGAAGAGGACGCCGGCGAAAAACCAGATCGACATTGATTCGCGCATTTTTCTCTCCTACCAGAAGATTACGTTGAGAACGACGAAGAGGACGGCGATGATTCCGGCCCAGATGATGGGTTTCTGGAACCAATGGTCATCGTGTTCTTCGGGAATTTTCGATGCGCCGTAGACGAGGCCTTCGAGCTCAGCTTCGGGCTTGGGCTTGGTCATGAGGCTGACCACGATGGTGACGATGACGCAGACGAGCCATGACCACAGAGCTCGGTACATGTCTTCGGCCATGGTTTTGGCGTCGGCAGAGAGCGCGACGTAGCGCAGCGCCGAGGGGTCGTTGTGCACCCATGCCCAGAGGCCGATGGCGGTGAGGGTTCCGGCGAGCAAGCCCCAGAATCCAGCTGCCCTGGTGGCGCGCTTCCAGAGCATGCCGAGAATGACGGTTCCGAAGAGCGGCGCGATAAAAAAGCTGAAGAGCGCCTGCACGTAATCCATGATGCTGGCTGCGTGCTGAACGAGATACGCGGTGCCGACGGAGATGAGCACGCCGATGAAGGTGCACCAGCGGCCCATCGCGACATAGTGCTGGTCGGTGGCTTTCTTGTTCAGGAATGCGCCGTAGATGTCGTAAGTCCAGACGGTGGAGAAGGCACTGACGTTGCCTGCCATTCCGGACATGAAGCCGGCGATGAGCGCGGTGACGCCGAGGCCGAGGAGTCCGGGACTGCAATAGCGGACGAGCATCAGGGGAAGGACTTCGTTGTAACTATGCTGGCCGGTGGCGGCTGCCTCCGGCGCTCCGACGAGATGGAAGGGCAGCACGGAGAGCGCGAGCAGGCCGGGAAGGATGACGATGAACGGGACGGCCATCTTGAATCCTGCGCCGATGATGGGGGCCATGCGCGCAGCGCGCAGGTTGTGCGCGGAGAGTACACGCTGGACTACCAGAAAATCCGTAGTCCAGTAGCCGAAGCTGATGACCATGCCGAGGCCGAAGACGATGCCGGTCCAGTGGATGCCCATTGGGTTGTCGTGAAAGTGGCCGAGGGTGCTCCAGAGATGGACGTAGTCGTTGCGACCGAGGTTGGTGAGGATTTGCTGGCGGAGGTTCGTCCAGCCGCCGACTTCGATGAGTCCCAGGATGGGAACGAGCAATGCGCCGAGCCAGATCAAAAGAAATTGCAGGACTTCGTTGAAGATTGCCGATCGCAGGCCGCCGAGGGCGACGTAGAGGGCGACGGTAATGGATGAAACCCAGATGCTGAAATTGAGGTTCCAGCCGAGGACGACCTTCATGACGATGGCCATCGAGTACATGTTGATGCCGCTCATGAGGACGGTCATGAATGCGAAGCTGACGGCGGAGAGTGCGCGGGCTCCATCACCGTAGCGGAGGTGCAGGTAGCCGGGGACCGAGTGGGTTTTCGAGATGTAGTAGAAGGGCATCATGACGATGCCGAGGAAGAGCATGGCGGGGATCGCGCCAATCCAATACCAGTGCGTGGCGAGGATGCCGTACTGGTATGCGGAGCCGGCCCAGCCCATCAGTTCGAGCGATCCGAGGTTGGCGGAGACGAAGCTGAGGCCGGCGATCCAGGCGGTCATTTCGCGGCCGGCCATAAAGAACTCTTCGCTGGTGTTGGTTGAGCCCTTCAGGTAGAAGCCGATGAAGATGACGATGGCGAAGTAAACGGCGATGACGAGTATGTCGACACCGTTGAGATGGGCGAGTGATTTGCCTTGAAAAAAAGCCAGAGCCTGGGGATGGCTGAAAAGGCGGTGGGCGTATTGAAAGGGCATGCTCTTAATTGCCTCGGTTATTGTGACTGTCCTTGTTCATAGGCACTTGCATAAGTCTCGAATCGAACTGGGGGAAAGCTCTCAACCTTTTTGTCCGTAGGTTGCATGGGCGCCGTGTTTGCGGAAGTAATGGCGATCCAGCAGGGCCTGGGACACTCCTTTGCATTCTGGGTTGAGTGCTGTTGTGTAGAAAGCCATGCGAGCGACTGCCTCAAGCACTACCGCGTTGTGTGCAGCGTCCGCTGGTGTCCTTCCCCAGCAAAAGGGAGCGTGGCCAGCGACGAGTACTGCGGGTACTGCTTCAGGGTCGAGGTCGCGAAAGCGCCGAACGATGGCGAGGCCGGTGTTGTGCACGTAGTCGCCATTGATGTCGTCTGCGGTGATTTCGTCGGTTACGGGAACCGGACCATAGAAGTAGTCGGCGTGTGTGGTGCCGTAGGCTGGGATGCTCCGTCCAGCCTGTGCCCAGGCGGTGGCATATTCAGAGTGCGTGTGTACAACGGCTCCGATTTTGGGGAATTCGCGGTAGAGCAACAGGTGCGTGGCGAGATCGGATGAGGGACGTAAATCGCCTTCAACGATTTTGCCATCGAGGTCTGTAATCACCATGTGCCCGGCGTGCATTGATTCGTACGGAACCCCGCTTGGCTTAATGGCAACGAGGCCTGTCTGGCGATCGATGCCGCTGACGTTTCCAAAGGTGTAGAGAACGAGGCCGCGACGAACCAACTCAAGGTTGGCTTCAAGAACTTGTGCGCGGAGATCGTCTAGCATGGTATTTGTCCTCGTGCAGAAAACAGCTGCAGTGGTCATCTTACTAAAGCGATTTATGAAATGCTCTTACCAGATTTTTCTCAGGTAAATGGATTTTCTGGCAAACGTTTACTAGCGCTTTGACCTTATGCAATTTACACTTGCCAAGTCAAGCGGAAGATCGCTTTTATCAATGATCAAGAAAAGACCCAGAAAGACGAAGAGTGAGAAGAAGCGGCTGGACATTCGCGATGTAGCGAAATACGCGCGTGTCTCCATTGCCACCGTTTCACGCACTATCAACCGTGTACCGACCGTAGATAAAGAGCTTACCAAGCGCGTTTGGAAAGCGATCGAAGAACTGAACTACTTCCCGAACACGCAGGCGCGCGCACTCGTTTCTGGACGAAGCCGGCTATTTGGTTTGCTCATCTCAGAAATCACGAATCCCTTTTTCCCCGAGCTGATTCAAGGGTTCGAGGACATTGCCATTGAGAATAATTACGAGATTCTGATCGGGTCGACGAACTACGATCCGGAGCGCATGGAGATTTGCGTTCGGCGCATGATTGAGCGAAATGTGGAAGGCGTGGCCGTGATGACCTTTGGCATCGAAGAGCCGCTGCTTGACGAGCTGGTTTCCCGCAATATCCCCATGGTGTTTGTGGACGCCGCGCCGCCAAGCGAAAATGTCAGCACGCTTGCGGTGGACTATCTCCATGGGATTCGCGAGGGGGTGCAGCATCTGGGGGCGCTGGGGCACCGCAAGCTGGGGTTTATCAGCGGACCGATGCACCAGAGAAGCTGCCAGCTTCGCAAAGAGGCATTTCTGAGTTCGGCCGCGGAGATCGGCGTGCGGCCTGCTCCGGAGTGGCTGGTGGAAGGTGACCATACGCTCGAAGGCGGGATGCAAGCGATGGAGCAGATTTTGAATAGCAAAGACTTGCCGACGGCGATGATGTGTTCGAACGATATGACAGCGATTGGCGCGCTACGTGTGCTGGCCAGCAAGGGTTTGCGCGTTCCTGATGACATTTCGGTCATCGGCTTTGACGATATTCACCTTGCCGAGTTTGTTTATCCTCCGCTGACCACGGTACGAATGGCGCGGAATGACCTGGCCAGGGCGGCGTTTGGTGCGCTGCGTTCGCATGTGGAGCCCACGCACAGCCATGCGAAGAAGTCGTGGCACATTCAGACGAAGCTTACGGTGCGGCAATCGACCGGCTATCCTCCGGGGACGGCTATGAAGAAGGCGAAGATGCGCAAGGTGGCGGAGATGGAGTAGTTGGAGAGGTGCGAAAAAGTTCCCGGCGGCTAAAGCCCGCACTTATTTTGTGGCTCCCTTATGGCACGGCTTCGGCACTCTATCGGGTCAGTTATTTGCTGAGATTATCCTGCGATGGTGTCTTCCTTTCTTCGTTGCCAGCAGACGAGGGTGACGTGCAGGAAAGGGCGTATTCAGAAATTGCTGAGAGCGCGTGGGAGGCGTCTCCGTAATTGCGCCTACCGGAGCCTCCAAAGAAAACGAAGAAAAATAGGTGGTCAGCAGCACGAGGACTACCTGGGGTGGGCAGGGTCGTCGGGGAATAGAAACGCCTCCGCATCCGGCAAAATTCTCGCGAAGAAATGCCAGATTGCAACTGCGAAAGGGATTCCGAGGACGAATGCGATGACCCAGGGAGAGACATTGCTGTGGTCACCATGTCAGCGTGCGTGGTGAATGTACGCATCGGCACATAGGAAAGAAAATTGCCGACGCCCATCACGCAAAGCCAGAAGAAGAACATTGCCAGGCGCGCATATTCTTTCGCTTTGCCTTTGTATAAAGCAGGCGGCTGACGATGTACGAATTCCTTTGTCGATGAGAACTCTTTCGAAGGGACTGGCTCGCCTTAATCGTATTTACTGGCGACCTAAGATCAGCGAGTTTTTGTATTCGTCGGAACGGGCATCGGTCGTGCGCGGCCTGTGGCGATTTCGAGAAATGCGTGCGCCGCGCGCGTGAGTGTTTTATCTTTGCGAAAAACGAGAGCCAGCTCGCGACTTAGGCGAACGCCTTCCACTTTGAGGGTTTTCAGAAGGCCATTGCGCTCGTCATCGCGAATGTTGGAACGCGGCAAGAAGCCCATTCCCAGGCCTGCACCGATGAGGCGCTTGAGGAGTTCGCTGGAGTCGACTTCCATGGCGATGCGCGGCTGCACCTCGTTGCTGCGGAAGGTGTCGTCAATCTGCTCCCGCTGTCGCCCGTGCTTGGGTAATAAAAGAGGATATTGCAAGATCTCTGAGAATTTGACCTGGTCACGGGTTGCCAGAGGATGTGTCTTGGGGACGACCAGAACCAGGTCATCCTTGTGAATGATGTCCACGGTAAGGCGGACATCTTTTACCGGAAGAGAGACGATGCCGAAGTCGACTTCGCGGTTGAGAACGGCCTCAAGCGATCGTGCACGGTCCGCACGGACGATAGAGAGATTAACGCGGGTGTACTGCTTCTTGAATTGGGCGAAGACCGACGGCAGGACGTATAGGCTGGTGGCCTCGTTGGCGCTCACGGAGATTTCTCCGCGCGGTGAACGATGTAGTTCACCAATAGCAACCATTATGTGGCTGTGGACCTGCAGGCAGTGCTCGGCAAATGGTTCGAAGAGACGCCCGGCGGCAGTGAAGGTAACCTTGCCGCCGTCGCGATCGAAGAGTCGAGCGCCAGCCTCGTTTTCGAGGGAGCGTATCTGCGCTGAAATGGCTGGCTGGGTGACGCCCAGTTTCTCAGCGGCGCGGGAAAAGCTTTTTAATCTGCTTACTTCCAGGAAAGTTCTGAGCTGCTCGAAATCCATTTAAGAATGAGTCCCCACGTGGTGTTTGGGTTGGGGTTGCGATTGAGGTTGTTTATAGTGCTTATATCCCGAAGCCAATGGAAATGCCAGCATAAAGAACTTTTGTAAGCAGGCGAAGCTATGTTCCGTGCGAGTTCTGCGCTTAGCAATGTTTTAATGCCGCATGCGCTGCATGATAGCCGCACATGCCATGAACGCCTCCAATTCCAGGTGTCGAAGCGGAACAAAGAAAGATATTTGGATCGGACGTAGAGTAATTTCTTCGGGTTGGACGAAAGATGGTCTGCCAAAGCGTCATGGCTCCGCCGCTAATGTCGCCGCCGAGAAGGTTGGCATCCATCGATTCAAGCGTGGCGGGCGAAGAGATGTGACGGGCGAGGACGCAGTCGCGAAAACCTGGTGCGAAGCGCTCTATCTGCGCTTCAATCCGATCGGTCATATCGAAGGTTGAGCCGTTGGGTACATGGGAATATGCCCAGGCGATATG
This genomic window contains:
- a CDS encoding glutaredoxin family protein, whose amino-acid sequence is MSQKRVILYSQPGCPPCFAAKHFFSSREIPFEYKDVTADPKALQELMDLNSQSTPTIVVDNEVMIGFDMDRLEHLLG
- a CDS encoding penicillin-binding protein 1A codes for the protein MKQRPQATNGGFRPGAGRRKVAGGVALAVLLLLAVVVGSMSGFMLVYSVNLPQIDDLMRYRPNTTTDLYDAHGRIFGSFALERRVLVNYNDLSPLLREAVISIEDKNFESHWGVNFFRVIGAAYHDLTSKNRAQGASTLTMQLARNLFLSSERTFGRKLQEVLLSIQIEHTFTKQQIFALYANQIYLGRGVYGFEAGSEYYFSKQAKDLTLPEAALLAGLPKGPTEYSPVLNPDRAFRRRNMVINSMLEDGVITAAQANVARSAPLGLHIEAPPNSVAPWFVEEVRRELERKFGSDQVHQAGLKVYTTLDLDLQETANRVVLDGLAGYERRHGWRGHLLNVIAGGVGMEGFKHPDWVVPPQTGAYIHALVTGVLPYQVTARVGDDQLVLTPDDWTWTGFRTADGFLKQGDIIYVQLREEEGNLLRGTLEEDSGVQGSLMAMDNATGDVLAMVGGRDFNMSQFNRATQAERQTGSSFKPYVYTAAIEEGATPEERILDAPTSFGGYTPHNYEGNYLGNITLLKAFADSRNIPALKLAERVGMHKVIDVAHQFGITANIPAYLPVALGSVEVSLEQQMAAYAAFPNDGIRIAPRLIRRVTTAEGAPLMEDTPEVTEATSAKVARTMMVLLREVTRSGTAKDAAVLSHPIGGKTGTTSDFTDAWFLGFSPSTTCGVWVGYDNRESLGDKETGAKAALPLWVDFMRAAIAGKDNETFPGETAPRPVHLAQAAVKVPTQSIH
- a CDS encoding S41 family peptidase, whose product is MSKGFKRAILAISVLLVIVVFLGGFGLSGVRAGTQNDGAYRQVGVYEEVLHKIQSDYVVEPSIANVTNGALHGLLESLDSDSSYLTPVEYTAYKAHANEGTAQVGLNISKRFGYATVVSVMPGSPAEREQIQDGDIVESIAGQSTREMSLAMIRLMLEGKPGSDVTFSLVRPNRGKSEPDKITLTRSAIIAPTMGEQQYENSSILYLKPIVLTKARVDDIEAHLRSMQKNGNKKVLLDLRDVAEGDENQAVRLANAFLQTGTIASLEGQKVPKQIFTAEPGKFITSAPLAVLVNHGTSGPGELVAAAILDNKRGDVVGDRTFGEGTVQKTIEMPDGSALILSVAKYESPSGKKIQDEAVTPNVVVAPNIDQYLAAEEGPDNNQQTAQKPESHPDDQLNKALDLLKQKSA
- a CDS encoding ribulokinase, whose product is MSTIAGVDFGTLSVRVTLLDSARGGEDVAKGRLATAVAEYPLHRKREDPDYATQSHQDQMDALVKATRQAIQDAGIDGSQIEAMALDTTGSSVIPVGENLQPLDDYYLWCDHRAKEEAQQITELAHREQLEAIEWCGGVYSHEWGFAKLLHWLRHNPDKRGRFVTAFEHCDMVAATLCGVTDAKQAKRSVCAMGHKWMWNPKWDGLPSQEFLSKLDPLFEGIREKLAGSYETSNKLAGHLSPQWAEAMGLRAGIPIPVGAFDAHWDAIGAGCREGDVVNVVGTSTCIIAMQKKANLVPGVCGVVPGSVHPAYTGVEAGLSATGDIFEAIARRAGHKVSELSKGLESYRAGQTGLLRLSWDNGDRTVLVNSELGGVTLGWNLIHTAQDELYAAIEGTAFHTRIILDRMAEYGVPVDRVINAGGIPQNNQVLNQVYADVLGKPVLVPAGIPTSLGSGIFALLAAKAFPSIEDAQASMCLSYKTFTPNPEAHSTYNRLFDHYKRLYFALGKRKSDPTVIGDVLPNLRKIAAEVTRGA
- a CDS encoding L-fucose/L-arabinose isomerase family protein, yielding MKKQLTFAVIVGSRGFFPHHLAKEGREEMTKVLDAAGYKSIVLTPEQTQHGAVQTPDDARHCAELFKQHREEIDGIIVTLPNFGEERAIVDAIRLSTLKVPVLVQATPDRADIMKIANRRDSFCGKMSACNNLMQYGIPYSLTALHTVSPSSDAFKKDLAWFAAVCRVVNGFKNLRIGAIGARPAAFNTVRYSEKLLELNGISVETLDLSEVMGRIARMKDTDDTAQSKLAAIKSYVSTSGIPEAALMKMAKLGAVIDGWMKETYCTISAIQCWTSLEEYFGVVPCTVMSMMSENLFSSACETDVVGVLSMYGLALASETPSALLDWNNNYGDDPDKAVCFHCSNLPKHFFADVKMDYQEIIAGTVGKENTFGTCVGRVKAGAMSYLRFSTDDFNGKIRSYVGEGEFTSDPLETFGGAGVVHIPKMQKLLRFICERGFEHHVAANFSTVASPVYEASTRYLGWDMHYHENPNA